One region of Bacteroidota bacterium genomic DNA includes:
- a CDS encoding RNA methyltransferase, which yields MLSRNEVLFIKELHHKKGRSEQLLFVVEGSKSVSELLGSKLGVKKLFALPQWLAQNQKSVQRVEEVHSISEKDLEKISLHKSPQQVIALAELPIYNLNKATISKGFTLILDGIQDPGNLGTIIRTADWYGITDIICSPTTADCFQHKVVQACMGSLFRTYIYYTDLETYIAQHKPYIIGAALDGQNIKDTKLPKDGCLLIGSEGQGISANLLPYLNLKVSIPRIGKAESLNAAVATGILLDRMVQINE from the coding sequence ATGCTTTCCCGCAACGAAGTTTTGTTTATCAAAGAATTGCACCATAAAAAGGGTCGTTCAGAACAACTGCTGTTTGTGGTTGAGGGCAGTAAGTCAGTATCCGAACTATTGGGTTCAAAATTAGGGGTAAAAAAATTATTTGCATTGCCACAGTGGCTGGCCCAAAATCAAAAATCAGTCCAAAGGGTTGAAGAGGTGCATTCTATCTCGGAAAAAGACTTGGAAAAAATATCACTTCATAAGAGTCCGCAGCAAGTAATTGCACTGGCTGAGTTACCTATTTATAATCTCAACAAAGCTACTATTAGCAAAGGTTTCACGTTAATACTCGATGGTATACAAGACCCAGGTAACTTAGGTACCATTATTCGCACAGCCGATTGGTATGGCATTACAGATATTATATGTTCGCCCACTACTGCCGATTGCTTCCAACACAAAGTAGTGCAAGCATGCATGGGTTCTTTGTTCCGCACATATATATATTATACAGACTTAGAAACTTATATAGCACAACATAAACCTTATATAATAGGAGCGGCTTTGGATGGGCAAAATATTAAGGATACCAAACTTCCAAAAGATGGCTGCTTATTGATAGGTAGTGAAGGCCAAGGTATATCAGCTAACTTGCTTCCTTATTTGAATCTGAAAGTTTCTATTCCCAGAATTGGGAAGGCGGAGAGTTTGAATGCTGCAGTGGCAACGGGGATTTTGTTGGATAGAATGGTCCAAATCAATGAATAA